A DNA window from Solanum lycopersicum chromosome 3, SLM_r2.1 contains the following coding sequences:
- the LOC101265213 gene encoding pentatricopeptide repeat-containing protein At5g62370 isoform X2: protein MFFLINFDFEFCFYFVVEEEGMVYAVSIFSANLIVRGLFDSAQKVIRRIIKHSSSVPEAISAVEFSISRGVEPDVTSYAFLIRQLVTSGETLKAEALYVDCILNRGIEPNHSLLNSMAICYCNLGKLEEAKLLFDKLVDMKLMPCSSTCNELIKGFCGQDRILDGFDVFVEAINSEVLLAFSCYNKLVDILCFQGYLDEALYVFDEMCDRGVPPTVHLFKRLILSLSKRGRVEEAQLLSMDMESYGFVLDKVMYTTLINGYSKIQKMKTAMMLFLRMRKLGCEPDKYTYNTLINGFINLGMFDKGWMLNQQMVEFGLEPDAVSYQIMIAKYCKEHKVDCALTLLDDINQWNVPPSVHSYTALISALYKENRLAEVDDLYRKMLYTGLVPDHVLFFTLISNHPRGSEISLACTFLRAIAKNGCGIDPSFIPSPTSRKVTTDIMLDIDCLLGEIAARNLPLACVAFNIYMIALCLGGELDSAQLCMDKMSSLSLQPSLSAYNSMIKCLYQKGLHEDAKLLVEVMQDQGQVPNQATFLIMVNEYCKQGDIQSALEVLDQMEESGLKPSVAIYDSVIGCLGRKKRIDEALGVFRRMLETGIYPDKTLFVTMINALSRNGRAIQAHELFVTMLEDGVQPSHNAYTALINGLVKKNMIEKGCVYLKQMIEEGFMPNTVLYTSLIKQFLRKREFEFALKLVDLMERSEVERDLVTYITLVSGVSRNIRSVNEKGLVPQRRYEESKEMLFRLLHQSAMLPKEKCLKISVNSQEQIKFLALRLINKVKATPLMPNLYLYNGIISGFCWAESMKDAYKHLHTMQNEGILPNQVTFTILIDGHFRSGEINCAVSLFNRMNAQGCPPDNIVYNTLIRGLCKHGRLMDALSLSYTMLKKGLAPSKASYESLLSSLCASNWRVHALKICHDMLANKYVPCGHNLKLLICILGEENKWHEARFMYDLLLKKENL from the exons atgttcttccttattaattttgatttcgAATTTTGTTTCTACTTTGTTGTGGAAGAAGAAGGGATGGTGTATGCGGTCTCCATTTTTTCTG CGAATTTAATAGTTCGTGGGTTGTTCGATTCAGCTCAGAAAGTAATACGGAGAATCATCAAGCATTCCTCATCAGTTCCTGAAGCTATCTCTGCTGTTGAATTTTCTATTTCTCGTGGAGTTGAGCCTGATGTAACTAGCTATGCTTTTCTCATTCGGCAACTCGTGACATCTGGAGAAACCCTGAAGGCTGAGGCTCTCTATGTAGATTGCATTTTGAACAGAGGTATTGAGCCGAACCATTCTCTATTAAATTCCATGGCGATTTGTTATTGTAATTTGGGTAAATTGGAGGAAGCTAAGTTGCTTTTTGATAAACTTGTGGATATGAAGTTGATGCCTTGTAGTAGCACGTGTAATGAGCTTATTAAAGGATTTTGTGGCCAAGATAGAATCTTGGATGGATTTGATGTTTTTGTTGAAGCTATTAATTCTGAGGTATTACTGGCTTTCAGTTGTTACAATAAGTTAGTGGATATTTTGTGCTTCCAAGGGTACTTAGATGAAGCACTCTATGTGTTTGACGAAATGTGTGATAGAGGGGTACCACCCACAGTTCATTTGTTTAAAAGATTGATTCTTTCGTTGTCTAAGAGAGGCAGAGTTGAGGAAGCGCAATTGTTGAGCATGGATATGGAATCTTATGGTTTTGTTTTGGATAAAGTCATGTACACAACTCTCATCAACGGTTATTCCAAGATCCAGAAAATGAAAACGGCTATGATGTTATTTCTCAGAATGCGTAAGTTGGGCTGTGAACCGGATAAGTATACTTACAACACGCTGATCAATGGGTTCATAAACTTGGGCATGTTCGACAAGGGTTGGATGCTGAATCAGCAGATGGTTGAATTTGGATTAGAACCTGATGCAGTAAGTTACCAAATCATGATTGCCAAGTATTGCAAGGAACATAAAGTTGATTGCGCATTGACGCTATTGGATGACATTAATCAGTGGAATGTTCCTCCCAGTGTTCACTCTTATACTGCTTTGATCTCTGCACTTTATAAAGAGAATCGGTTAGCTGAAGTAGATGACTTATACAGGAAGATGTTGTACACTGGATTGGTTCCTGACCATGTTCTGTTTTTTACCTTGATCAGCAATCATCCAAGAGGGTCAGAGATTAGTCTAGCATGCACATTTTTGCGGGCTATTGCCAAGAACGGTTGTGGTATTGACCCCTCTTTCATCCCCAGTCCTACCAGTCGTAAAGTTACTACAGATATCATGCTTGATATTGATTGTCTCTTGGGAGAAATTGCGGCAAGAAACTTACCTCTGGCTTGTGTTgctttcaatatatatatgattgctTTGTGTCTTGGAGGAGAACTTGATTCTGCTCAGCTTTGCATGGACAAGATGTCAAGCCTTTCTCTTCAGCCTTCACTATCAGCTTATAATTCCATGATCAAGTGCCTTTACCAAAAGGGACTACATGAGGATGCCAAGTTACTTGTTGAAGTTATGCAAGATCAAGGTCAAGTTCCAAATCAAGCAACATTCTTGATTATGGTAAATGAATACTGTAAACAGGGTGACATACAATCAGCATTAGAAGTGCTGGACCAAATGGAAGAGAGTGGATTGAAGCCTAGTGTTGCTATATATGATTCCGTCATTGGGTGTTTGGGTAGAAAAAAGAGAATAGATGAGGCCCTTGGAGTTTTCCGGAGAATGCTCGAGACTGGAATTTATCCTGATAAAACTTTGTTTGTGACAATGATTAATGCTCTATCAAGAAATGGGCGAGCTATTCAGGCCCATGAGCTCTTCGTTACAATGTTGGAAGATGGAGTTCAACCAAGCCACAATGCTTATACTGCTCTTATAAATGGGTTAGTTAAGAAAAACATGATAGAGAAGGGCTGTGTTTACCTCAAGCAAATGATAGAAGAGGGTTTCATGCCAAATACTGTTCTTTATACTTCTCTTATAAAACAATTCTTAAGGAAGAGAGAGTTTGAATTCGCATTAAAGTTGGTTGATTTAATGGAAAGAAGTGAGGTTGAGCGAGACTTGGTAACTTATATTACTTTGGTCAGTGGCGTTTCTAGAAATATTAGGTCAGTCAATGAGAAAGGGCTTGTTCCACAGAGACGGTATGAAGAATCTAAGGAAATGTTGTTCCGCCTACTTCATCAGAGTGCTATGTTGCCTAAggaaaaatgtttgaaaatctCAGTTAACTCTCAGgaacaaataaaatttcttgCACTTCGGCTGATAAATAAAGTGAAGGCAACTCCCCTAATGCCAAATTTGTACTTATATAATGGCATAATTTCTGGGTTTTGCTGGGCAGAGAGTATGAAAGATGCATACAAGCACCTTCATACGATGCAAAATGAAGGCATCCTACCAAATCAAGTTACTTTTACCATTCTAATTGATGGGCATTTCCGAAGTGGTGAAATTAATTGTGCTGTTAGTCTTTTCAACAGAATGAATGCGCAGGGTTGTCCTCCAGATAACATCGTCTACAACACTTTAATTAGAGGTCTATGCAAGCACGGAAGGCTCATGGATGCTCTATCACTCTCATATACTATGCTCAAAAAAGGACTGGCCCCTTCTAAGGCATCATATGAAAGTCTTCTCAGTTCTCTTTGTGCTAGTAATTGGAGAGTTCATGCACTGAAGATATGTCACGATATGCTTGCCAATAAATATGTCCCTTGTGGCCATAATCTGAAATTGTTGATTTGTATACTGGGAGAAGAAAATAAGTGGCACGAAGCTCGTTTTATGTATGATTTGCTTcttaagaaagaaaatttatga
- the LOC101265213 gene encoding pentatricopeptide repeat-containing protein At5g62370 isoform X1, which produces MTKHRLGLHTRLCFHLSRTKRPLTTSPLPSEAISCVHTSPLNHKTLCFSLAANLIVRGLFDSAQKVIRRIIKHSSSVPEAISAVEFSISRGVEPDVTSYAFLIRQLVTSGETLKAEALYVDCILNRGIEPNHSLLNSMAICYCNLGKLEEAKLLFDKLVDMKLMPCSSTCNELIKGFCGQDRILDGFDVFVEAINSEVLLAFSCYNKLVDILCFQGYLDEALYVFDEMCDRGVPPTVHLFKRLILSLSKRGRVEEAQLLSMDMESYGFVLDKVMYTTLINGYSKIQKMKTAMMLFLRMRKLGCEPDKYTYNTLINGFINLGMFDKGWMLNQQMVEFGLEPDAVSYQIMIAKYCKEHKVDCALTLLDDINQWNVPPSVHSYTALISALYKENRLAEVDDLYRKMLYTGLVPDHVLFFTLISNHPRGSEISLACTFLRAIAKNGCGIDPSFIPSPTSRKVTTDIMLDIDCLLGEIAARNLPLACVAFNIYMIALCLGGELDSAQLCMDKMSSLSLQPSLSAYNSMIKCLYQKGLHEDAKLLVEVMQDQGQVPNQATFLIMVNEYCKQGDIQSALEVLDQMEESGLKPSVAIYDSVIGCLGRKKRIDEALGVFRRMLETGIYPDKTLFVTMINALSRNGRAIQAHELFVTMLEDGVQPSHNAYTALINGLVKKNMIEKGCVYLKQMIEEGFMPNTVLYTSLIKQFLRKREFEFALKLVDLMERSEVERDLVTYITLVSGVSRNIRSVNEKGLVPQRRYEESKEMLFRLLHQSAMLPKEKCLKISVNSQEQIKFLALRLINKVKATPLMPNLYLYNGIISGFCWAESMKDAYKHLHTMQNEGILPNQVTFTILIDGHFRSGEINCAVSLFNRMNAQGCPPDNIVYNTLIRGLCKHGRLMDALSLSYTMLKKGLAPSKASYESLLSSLCASNWRVHALKICHDMLANKYVPCGHNLKLLICILGEENKWHEARFMYDLLLKKENL; this is translated from the coding sequence ATGACCAAGCATAGACTTGGACTGCACACTCGTTTGTGCTTCCATCTTTCAAGAACAAAGAGACCTTTAACTACTTCCCCTTTACCTTCGGAAGCGATATCATGTGTTCACACTTCCCCACTTAATCACAAGACCTTGTGTTTTTCACTTGCAGCGAATTTAATAGTTCGTGGGTTGTTCGATTCAGCTCAGAAAGTAATACGGAGAATCATCAAGCATTCCTCATCAGTTCCTGAAGCTATCTCTGCTGTTGAATTTTCTATTTCTCGTGGAGTTGAGCCTGATGTAACTAGCTATGCTTTTCTCATTCGGCAACTCGTGACATCTGGAGAAACCCTGAAGGCTGAGGCTCTCTATGTAGATTGCATTTTGAACAGAGGTATTGAGCCGAACCATTCTCTATTAAATTCCATGGCGATTTGTTATTGTAATTTGGGTAAATTGGAGGAAGCTAAGTTGCTTTTTGATAAACTTGTGGATATGAAGTTGATGCCTTGTAGTAGCACGTGTAATGAGCTTATTAAAGGATTTTGTGGCCAAGATAGAATCTTGGATGGATTTGATGTTTTTGTTGAAGCTATTAATTCTGAGGTATTACTGGCTTTCAGTTGTTACAATAAGTTAGTGGATATTTTGTGCTTCCAAGGGTACTTAGATGAAGCACTCTATGTGTTTGACGAAATGTGTGATAGAGGGGTACCACCCACAGTTCATTTGTTTAAAAGATTGATTCTTTCGTTGTCTAAGAGAGGCAGAGTTGAGGAAGCGCAATTGTTGAGCATGGATATGGAATCTTATGGTTTTGTTTTGGATAAAGTCATGTACACAACTCTCATCAACGGTTATTCCAAGATCCAGAAAATGAAAACGGCTATGATGTTATTTCTCAGAATGCGTAAGTTGGGCTGTGAACCGGATAAGTATACTTACAACACGCTGATCAATGGGTTCATAAACTTGGGCATGTTCGACAAGGGTTGGATGCTGAATCAGCAGATGGTTGAATTTGGATTAGAACCTGATGCAGTAAGTTACCAAATCATGATTGCCAAGTATTGCAAGGAACATAAAGTTGATTGCGCATTGACGCTATTGGATGACATTAATCAGTGGAATGTTCCTCCCAGTGTTCACTCTTATACTGCTTTGATCTCTGCACTTTATAAAGAGAATCGGTTAGCTGAAGTAGATGACTTATACAGGAAGATGTTGTACACTGGATTGGTTCCTGACCATGTTCTGTTTTTTACCTTGATCAGCAATCATCCAAGAGGGTCAGAGATTAGTCTAGCATGCACATTTTTGCGGGCTATTGCCAAGAACGGTTGTGGTATTGACCCCTCTTTCATCCCCAGTCCTACCAGTCGTAAAGTTACTACAGATATCATGCTTGATATTGATTGTCTCTTGGGAGAAATTGCGGCAAGAAACTTACCTCTGGCTTGTGTTgctttcaatatatatatgattgctTTGTGTCTTGGAGGAGAACTTGATTCTGCTCAGCTTTGCATGGACAAGATGTCAAGCCTTTCTCTTCAGCCTTCACTATCAGCTTATAATTCCATGATCAAGTGCCTTTACCAAAAGGGACTACATGAGGATGCCAAGTTACTTGTTGAAGTTATGCAAGATCAAGGTCAAGTTCCAAATCAAGCAACATTCTTGATTATGGTAAATGAATACTGTAAACAGGGTGACATACAATCAGCATTAGAAGTGCTGGACCAAATGGAAGAGAGTGGATTGAAGCCTAGTGTTGCTATATATGATTCCGTCATTGGGTGTTTGGGTAGAAAAAAGAGAATAGATGAGGCCCTTGGAGTTTTCCGGAGAATGCTCGAGACTGGAATTTATCCTGATAAAACTTTGTTTGTGACAATGATTAATGCTCTATCAAGAAATGGGCGAGCTATTCAGGCCCATGAGCTCTTCGTTACAATGTTGGAAGATGGAGTTCAACCAAGCCACAATGCTTATACTGCTCTTATAAATGGGTTAGTTAAGAAAAACATGATAGAGAAGGGCTGTGTTTACCTCAAGCAAATGATAGAAGAGGGTTTCATGCCAAATACTGTTCTTTATACTTCTCTTATAAAACAATTCTTAAGGAAGAGAGAGTTTGAATTCGCATTAAAGTTGGTTGATTTAATGGAAAGAAGTGAGGTTGAGCGAGACTTGGTAACTTATATTACTTTGGTCAGTGGCGTTTCTAGAAATATTAGGTCAGTCAATGAGAAAGGGCTTGTTCCACAGAGACGGTATGAAGAATCTAAGGAAATGTTGTTCCGCCTACTTCATCAGAGTGCTATGTTGCCTAAggaaaaatgtttgaaaatctCAGTTAACTCTCAGgaacaaataaaatttcttgCACTTCGGCTGATAAATAAAGTGAAGGCAACTCCCCTAATGCCAAATTTGTACTTATATAATGGCATAATTTCTGGGTTTTGCTGGGCAGAGAGTATGAAAGATGCATACAAGCACCTTCATACGATGCAAAATGAAGGCATCCTACCAAATCAAGTTACTTTTACCATTCTAATTGATGGGCATTTCCGAAGTGGTGAAATTAATTGTGCTGTTAGTCTTTTCAACAGAATGAATGCGCAGGGTTGTCCTCCAGATAACATCGTCTACAACACTTTAATTAGAGGTCTATGCAAGCACGGAAGGCTCATGGATGCTCTATCACTCTCATATACTATGCTCAAAAAAGGACTGGCCCCTTCTAAGGCATCATATGAAAGTCTTCTCAGTTCTCTTTGTGCTAGTAATTGGAGAGTTCATGCACTGAAGATATGTCACGATATGCTTGCCAATAAATATGTCCCTTGTGGCCATAATCTGAAATTGTTGATTTGTATACTGGGAGAAGAAAATAAGTGGCACGAAGCTCGTTTTATGTATGATTTGCTTcttaagaaagaaaatttatga